Proteins encoded by one window of Molothrus aeneus isolate 106 chromosome 16, BPBGC_Maene_1.0, whole genome shotgun sequence:
- the LOC136563534 gene encoding ATP-sensitive inward rectifier potassium channel 12 codes for MTTGRVNPYSIVSSEEDGLRLTTMPGINGFGNGKIHTRRKCRNRFVKKNGQCNVEFTNMDDKPQRYIADMFTTCVDIRWRYMLLLFSLAFLVSWLLFGLIFWLIALIHGDLENPGGDDTFKPCVLQVNGFVAAFLFSIETQTTIGYGFRCVTEECPLAVFMVVVQSIVGCIIDSFMIGAIMAKMARPKKRAQTLLFSHNAVVAMRDGKLCLMWRVGNLRKSHIVEAHVRAQLIKPRITEEGEYIPLDQIDIDVGFDKGLDRIFLVSPITILHEINEDSPLFGISRQDLETDDFEIVVILEGMVEATAMTTQARSSYLASEILWGHRFEPVLFEEKNQYKVDYSHFHKTYEVPSTPRCSAKDLVENKFLLPSTNSFCYENELAFMSRDEEEEDDDSRGLEDLSPDNRHEFDRLQATIALDQRSYRRESEI; via the coding sequence ATGACAACGGGCAGAGTCAACCCTTACAGCATCGTGTCCTCCGAGGAAGACGGGCTGAGGTTGACCACCATGCCAGGTATCAACGGCTTTGGCAATGGGAAAATCCACACcagaaggaaatgcaggaacAGGTTTGTAAAGAAGAATGGTCAGTGCAACGTGGAGTTCACCAACATGGATGACAAGCCACAGAGGTACATTGCAGACATGTTCACCACGTGCGTTGACATCCGCTGGAGGTATATGCTCTTGCTCTTTTCCCTGGCATTTCTGGTGTCCTGGTTATTGTTTGGGCTGATTTTCTGGCTAATTGCACTCATTCATGGAGACCTAGAAAACCCGGGTGGAGATGATACTTTCAAGCCTTGCGTTCTGCAGGTCAATGGCTTTGTGGCTGCTTTTCTGTTCTCCATCGAGACCCAAACAACGATTGGGTACGGCTTCCGCTGCGTGACCGAGGAGTGTCCGCTCGCTGTCTTCATGGTGGTGGTTCAGTCCATCGTGGGCTGCATAATCGACTCTTTCATGATTGGTGCAATAATGGCAAAAATGGCCAGGCCCAAAAAACGGGCCCAGACATTACTTTTCAGCCATAACGCAGTAGTGGCGATGAGAGATGGAAAACTCTGCCTGATGTGGAGAGTTGGGAACCTACGGAAAAGCCACATAGTAGAAGCCCACGTACGAGCTCAGCTAATTAAACCCAGGATCACAGAGGAAGGGGAGTACATCCCGCTCGACCAAATAGACATTGACGTGGGGTTTGATAAAGGCTTGGACCGTATTTTCTTGGTGTCTCCCATTACCATTCTCCACGAGATCAATGAAGACAGCCCCTTGTTCGGGATCAGCCGCCAGGACTTGGAGACAGATGACTTTGAGATCGTCGTCATCCTGGAGGGCATGGTAGAGGCCACAGCCATGACGACGCAAGCTCGGAGCTCCTACCTGGCCAGTGAGATACTGTGGGGCCACCGCTTTGAGCCTGTCTTGTTTGAGGAGAAAAACCAGTACAAAGTAGACTATTCCCACTTCCACAAAACCTACGAGGTCCCGTCCACGCCCCGTTGCAGCGCCAAGGACTTGGTGGAGAACAAATTCCTGCTGCCCAGTACCAACTCCTTCTGCTACGAGAACGAGCTGGCCTTCATGAGCCgtgatgaggaagaggaagacgATGACAGTCGGGGTCTGGAGGACCTCAGCCCGGACAACAGGCACGAGTTCGACAGGCTTCAAGCCACAATAGCGTTGGATCAGCGGTCGTACAGGAGGGAGTCAGAAATATGA